In Caldicellulosiruptor morganii, the following proteins share a genomic window:
- a CDS encoding flagellar protein FlgN, translating into MYEKLINLLEEKEKLVDQFLQLTNLQQEYILNDNFDELGEVVDKKAKLIERINSIDDEFIKEFEGIKKAKNIKSFDEITDIDKETGVLLKSLTSSILQKLQVIKDIDEKNNVLIRSKFDELKKTIKSMRYKKEALKDYSQYKQSQFPSGFDRKE; encoded by the coding sequence ATGTATGAAAAATTGATAAATCTTCTTGAGGAAAAGGAAAAGCTTGTGGACCAATTTTTGCAGCTTACCAATCTTCAGCAGGAGTATATTTTAAATGACAATTTTGATGAACTGGGTGAAGTTGTTGATAAAAAAGCAAAGCTAATTGAAAGGATAAATTCCATTGATGATGAGTTTATAAAGGAATTTGAAGGGATAAAAAAGGCAAAGAATATCAAAAGCTTTGATGAGATAACTGACATAGACAAAGAGACAGGTGTTTTACTAAAAAGCCTCACCTCATCTATTTTGCAAAAACTTCAGGTTATAAAGGACATTGATGAGAAAAATAATGTTCTGATTCGATCAAAATTTGATGAGCTGAAAAAGACAATAAAGAGCATGAGGTACAAAAAAGAGGCTCTGAAGGACTACTCACAGTACAAACAGAGCCAGTTTCCATCCGGCTTTGACAGGAAAGAATAG
- the fliS gene encoding flagellar export chaperone FliS, with translation MDAAARYQEQIIMTKPPEELTLMLYDGCIRFIKLAMQAIDEKKLDRANENIIKAENIITELMSTLDMSYEISKNLMSLYDFVYRWLIQANLKKDKKYLQEALEIVEEMRNTWAEAIKIARQQKNK, from the coding sequence ATGGATGCAGCAGCAAGATATCAGGAACAGATTATAATGACAAAGCCGCCCGAGGAACTGACGCTTATGCTTTATGATGGGTGTATAAGGTTTATAAAGCTTGCCATGCAGGCAATTGATGAGAAAAAGCTTGACAGGGCAAATGAGAACATAATCAAGGCAGAGAATATAATTACAGAGCTTATGTCAACACTTGATATGAGCTATGAGATTTCTAAAAATCTCATGAGCCTGTATGACTTTGTATACAGGTGGCTTATTCAGGCAAATCTTAAAAAAGACAAAAAATATCTGCAGGAAGCACTTGAAATTGTTGAGGAGATGCGAAACACCTGGGCTGAGGCAATCAAGATTGCCAGACAGCAGAAAAACAAATAA
- the fliD gene encoding flagellar filament capping protein FliD has protein sequence MNVNSTGSTASTNPYSTYKYYTRIGGLASGLDTDSIIQGLMSIEKTKYNKLYQQKQLLEWQRQDYMDMASAISSFKDYVFNLKLSSNFVKYKTSGEAVDSGYIGVVGSANVLEGNYQIKVEQLATPANAVVSDTTLNGIVRDSNNNVSLQIDLTVGSSTVTKTITLTWNPSDSVDTFGANLAKAINSAFSSDGSLRAYYDSTLHKLIIASQKTGSNISFTMRDLNKSDDNEVASGVGTDAKVFIKDSFNNESPIRSATNTINVYGMSITLNKITADEYKSFSISKDVDAVVNNIKEFINKYNDLVSKIYSKITEKRNRDYLPLTDEQKAQMKDTDIQKWEDAAKKGLLYGDSILSGFLDNVRYYLYKQVPGLPANLDTISEAGIETFSYFESKEGKIYIKDESKLKDAIANNFDAFVKLFTLTGSDSNSNEDDGILQRLYNIANDTLKKIYNKAGKPYFTGSYDPNSSIGKQLRTIIDQMNAEQDRLKRIEDRYYRQFTQLERLIAQMNTQSSWLSQQFSGR, from the coding sequence ATGAATGTCAATTCAACAGGTTCTACAGCTTCGACAAATCCTTATTCGACATATAAGTATTACACCAGAATTGGCGGGCTTGCAAGCGGACTTGATACCGACTCTATCATACAGGGTTTGATGAGCATTGAAAAGACAAAGTACAATAAGCTCTATCAGCAAAAGCAGCTACTTGAGTGGCAGCGTCAGGATTATATGGACATGGCAAGTGCAATTTCCAGCTTTAAAGATTATGTATTTAATCTAAAACTTTCGAGCAATTTTGTAAAATACAAAACAAGCGGTGAAGCTGTTGACAGTGGGTATATTGGTGTTGTGGGCTCGGCAAATGTCTTAGAGGGGAATTATCAAATAAAAGTTGAACAGCTTGCTACTCCTGCAAATGCAGTTGTTAGTGATACTACACTTAATGGTATTGTTAGAGATTCAAATAATAATGTTTCTTTGCAGATTGATTTGACAGTTGGCAGTTCAACTGTAACAAAGACTATAACACTTACCTGGAATCCTTCAGATAGTGTAGATACATTTGGGGCAAATTTGGCAAAAGCAATAAATTCAGCTTTCAGCAGCGATGGGAGTTTGAGAGCCTATTATGATTCAACACTGCACAAGCTTATAATAGCTTCACAGAAGACGGGTAGCAATATTAGCTTTACTATGAGAGATTTGAACAAAAGCGATGATAATGAGGTTGCAAGTGGAGTCGGAACAGATGCAAAAGTGTTTATTAAAGATAGCTTTAATAACGAATCACCTATTCGGTCGGCAACAAATACAATAAACGTATATGGGATGAGCATTACACTGAACAAAATTACAGCAGATGAGTATAAGTCATTTTCCATCTCAAAAGATGTGGATGCTGTTGTTAACAATATCAAAGAATTTATAAACAAATACAACGACCTTGTCAGCAAGATTTACAGTAAAATAACAGAAAAACGAAACAGAGATTATTTGCCTCTGACAGATGAGCAAAAAGCTCAGATGAAAGACACTGATATTCAAAAGTGGGAAGATGCTGCAAAAAAAGGGCTTCTATATGGTGATTCAATCTTATCTGGCTTTTTAGACAACGTCAGATATTACCTTTACAAGCAGGTTCCCGGGCTTCCAGCAAATCTTGATACAATTTCAGAGGCGGGAATAGAGACTTTTAGCTATTTTGAAAGCAAAGAAGGGAAGATTTATATAAAAGATGAGAGCAAGCTGAAAGATGCAATAGCAAACAATTTTGATGCATTTGTGAAACTCTTTACCTTAACCGGTTCTGATTCTAATTCCAATGAAGATGATGGGATTTTGCAGCGCCTTTACAATATTGCAAATGATACTCTTAAGAAGATATACAACAAAGCAGGAAAGCCATATTTTACAGGTTCATATGATCCAAATAGTTCAATAGGAAAACAGCTGAGGACAATTATAGACCAGATGAATGCTGAGCAGGATAGACTAAAGAGAATTGAAGATAGATACTACAGGCAGTTTACACAGCTTGAGAGATTGATTGCCCAGATGAACACTCAAAGTTCATGGCTTTCTCAGCAGTTCAGTGGAAGATAA
- a CDS encoding flagellar protein FlaG yields MVVDGIGVKTIDISNAVPRIQESKVKPENIEANLQEEKSINKDEVYDKLENKNSKKEIDEDTLIKMINQANKAFEAKYTRLEFSIHKETHEIVVKVYDKETNELIREIPPEKILDIIAKLWELAGIFVDERK; encoded by the coding sequence ATGGTTGTTGATGGAATTGGAGTCAAGACCATTGATATATCAAATGCAGTGCCAAGAATTCAAGAAAGTAAAGTTAAGCCTGAGAACATTGAGGCTAACCTTCAGGAAGAAAAGAGTATAAATAAAGATGAGGTTTATGATAAATTAGAGAATAAAAACAGCAAAAAAGAAATAGATGAAGACACTCTCATAAAGATGATAAATCAGGCAAATAAAGCTTTTGAGGCAAAGTATACAAGGCTTGAGTTTTCAATACACAAAGAGACACATGAAATAGTTGTGAAGGTATATGACAAAGAGACAAATGAGCTTATTCGTGAAATTCCACCAGAGAAGATTTTGGACATAATTGCAAAGTTGTGGGAGCTTGCGGGCATATTTGTTGATGAGCGAAAGTAA